In the genome of Lathyrus oleraceus cultivar Zhongwan6 chromosome 4, CAAS_Psat_ZW6_1.0, whole genome shotgun sequence, the window CCAAATGAACATGGGGTTCTGGTTCTAATCATTAATTAGTTTATACCTGAAGGTCCAAGAGAGAAGGAACCAGGGGTTCCTCCATCTTTGCTGCTAAAGACAAACATGCAACTGATAGAAGTTGCAGAGGCCATCCATTTGATTCCTGTTAACATAGAAATAGTTGTTCAATTAATAGTAGAAATCCACTAATTCTTTTCAAACTTTATGGCACAGATACATTCACGTGACATGCATGTCGAAAAGAGGGAAGCACTAGCAGCTTCTGGTAGCTGTCATACTCCCAGTATATATTGCAGAATACACTCACGGTAATTGTAAATTTATACAGTATTTTTGCAGTATAAATGTACACTTTTTCCATAAAAATATACTAgtattaaattttttaataaatattttaataGGAATTATTCTAAAATTGGGATACACGCGTCATAAGTTGAAATAATTGAGCATAACTCAACATCTAACTTTTATCAACATCACATTCTTAATCATTTTTAGCATTGCTTTTAAAGCGGCGTGTTGGAAGTGTCAACAAACACACCGAGACTATCATTTTCTCGAAAATATGTCAAAGTCGCATTATAATGATATTTGGAGCGTCCTTCAATTTTCAACACTCATCAAAACCTCATTTTCAACCAAGATGCCTCGAAACAAAAACACTAGAACCAAGAAAACAAAACGAGTCATGAAAATTTATTGCAGCAAACATTTATAGACTTTGAAGTTTGAAAACTCAACACCGTATATGAAACATTTCTTTGCATAATTTCTCAAGCCGTTTGGAAATCAATAGTAGTAGTGATGAAAACTACTACCGTTTACTACGAAAACAACTGAAACAAAACAATATAAAAAGTGTCATGTGTTTAATTCACACCCGCAACTATTGCAATCACCTCACGAGAGCTCACCGGTAAAGTTCGAGAATCCAAAAACCGATCCATATAGTTAACGGAAAGGTACGCCGTCAACGGCTGAAAACCATAGTATGCATGTACCTGTAAACCATCCAATTCACATGAAGTGAAATatacaataataataataataataataataataataataataataattcatcGACGCCGGGAACCGGTAATGATAAGATGTAGAACTCCGACACGAAGAAACGGTTACACAGCGCACGTGATGCATTTTATCGTGAAGGACCAGTGCGGTGAGTGGCATTAATGTAATATGAGTGAAACAGAGGGTTATAGTGATATTGGTTTTGTTTACCTTGAGAATCCATGCAACTGATTCTTCTCTGGCGTTGGCATCTAGAGAACAAGATTGGAATCTTGAGAGGTAATCGAATCCAGGGACGAACTTACGCTCGTGATCGATAAAAATGGCAATGGACTCTTCCTCCTCCGCGAATAATGACGACGACGGCGATGATGAATCGAGATCGGAGGAGTATTCCGTCGAGTCTCCGGTAAGGATTTCGGATGTGTCCTCTCCGCAGAGGAGGTCGCCGTCGGAGACGCAAGAGAGAGGCATGAGGATCGCCGGTAATGGCTGTTCATTCATTGCTTGGCCATTTGAAGTCGCCGAAAACGATCGGGAAATCGCCGGCAGGTTGGTGAGTTTGCAGGAAGAGGGGGAGTGAGTGTTTGAATATGGAAGGGAGTGGTTGGTGAGGAGAGATACTGTCTTGGTTGGAAGGCTATGCATCAGTTTGTTACACTATAAATATGCGCGGCCTCCGTGGGGTGTTTTGTTTTCTattactatttttattttatatttttcaaaaaagaaagaactgatttgttttgtttaacttattattattattaataatatttgTTCATAACTCTTCTAAAAGAAAAGATTGTTAATAACATATCTGGTTTGATATTAAAATTTGTTTAAAATTATACATTTCATTCTCACCTTTAAAGCACTTTTTCCTTTAGACATTCCGTTTTGAAGATGATGTACATTATGATCTCTCACTAAATTGGATATGAATTTGGGTATGGAGTGATTTCATCTAATATGAACTCGAATATGGATTGATCTCAACATTAATGGGGAAAAGTGGACAGACCCACCTTAGGCAGACATATCTCGTTGATAGTTGATACATTTTAATATATAAACATATCATTGAGTATGGTCAGTCTAGGATCGGTCCTGCGCAAATGCAAGAAGACCTACAACATATGACCTCAAATAATTAAAAGCCCCAAATTCGTGTTGAGTTttacaaaaatataataaaagaGATAATGTATAACTTGTTTTGGGAAATTAGTAATATTTATCATGTAGTTGTTAGTTTGGAAATTTTAGTTGAGAAATTTGAGAAAGAATGGTAATGACCACGTTTGAAAATGCTAAATGTCAAGAGTCTCAAACATAACTTCGATATACTAATCATGTCGACTAAATATGGTTCGACTACCTTGTCAGATAATTTGGGACATAATGTATTTAATGCTCACGAAGCATGATTTAGAAGAGTCTCAAGAACATATCCATAAGATTATGATCACTCTCTCTTCAAAACATATCTAGAATCTTGAAAAGGTTTGCACTAATCAACACTTCGACGTGGAGATGAGGTGTACAAGTGTGTAGTTCGACATTTTCACGTGATTGTTGGGGACTTAGGATATTCTTAAGTCCAAAGATTAGGTGATTTGAATGTATCTTGACCCCACAATAGGAGTTAGCCATAGATTTTGGACAGGGGAATTAATGGGGTTCAAAGGTAGTTATCAATATGATGGGTGGTTTGCAACAGTTTTAACATTGAAGACGTGTGTAAGCAAACTAGAAGACTGAAGTCCACATAAAGGGATACATGTCAAGTTATGTGGAGATAATTGTTACCGACAGTTAAAATTGTAGTAGTATATAAGTTGATATCATTGTTGTGATCAAAGATCGcaaatttcatttattttttatagaaCTAAAGTATCTAAGTCATAGAGAGAAACAATTTATGAGAAAATGTATGTATCGGTCCTTACTTTAAATCCTTCAAGTATTTTTGAATAAAGTCTTTACTTTTATGACATTTATTATGTTTTTTTGTCTATTTTCTTCTTCCAACGAAATTTTACATCGTCTCATTTAGAGTTTATGTTTAGTTTGCCAGCATTCAAACATCTAAAGATCAATCACGGACACTTTTCATTGTACTTTTCTGCACAAATTGTCCTTATGATTTTTTTCCATTTTAATCCATTCAGTGAATTAAAAATCGTAATTGTTTACTAAAAATATCAATAAACAAATTGGTTTGCCCAGTGGGACCCTTTTGTGTAAGAAATTTAACTTCTGTTGGAAGGTGTTGTGTCTTTTATTGTTTGTTTTGTTCTTCATATAAATGTTTGAGTGTGTATGCGTTTGAGAAGTGGTAAAGTTAAAAGGAATATGGAAGCAAGAAAGTAAAAAAAATACTTCCCTTCCACAAAATGACGAACCAAATATAGAAGAACAACCCATCAAAATGGTAGTGGGTGGTGTGGGAATTCAACATCTATTGAAGTAATCGTTCCCATTATAAGCCAAATGCCAGTTTCGACGATGTTACCAGAAGTGGTGGTTTCGCCACCACAAGTAACGAGTACCTCAACTACTCCTAGGGCCACACTACCAATTTTAGGAGATCCCAGGCCTTCTTTTCTCCTAAAATTTACACTACTCCCTGTTGGCGGGGCCCTTATGACATGCCAACTACAATGATGGCATACCTACAAACCAATGCATTTACATATGCAGACAATGCAATAACGTTGCATCCTCTTCCAATTCATACTTGGCATCAGGAACAACTGTAAGCAATCCTAGTCGAATGGCACAACCACAAGAAGGGTTAGGATATAACCCTCAAGGTATGTCACCCTATGACTACTAGTTACCTATAGTCTATGAGGCAACAAATGGATGAGAGTAACCATGATATGATTAAGATGGTTACACACCAATTTGGTATTGTGTTTACTCTTTGATTCAAAACACTAACCATAGTTACCAACAATTAACGCACCAGATGGGTCGAATTATTGACTTCTTTGGTGCTTCTAAAGCGCCTACCTATCTTGTACCTAATAACCAAATACCACAGTAGGTTATACCTGTCGAACAACACGTACCTAGGGCAGTCGAAGATAATGCATGCCAAAACGGCCCAGAGGTAGTATTGATGCATAGTAACCAGAATGCAGACCAGGTGGTTAGGAATGTCCAACAAAATAATTTTATGGGGAAAATAACATAGCCAACGTGATCGAACAAATTTTAGCCCATAATGGCCTTAGTGTTGGCCTTCATAGGCCAAATTTTGTCTCTACTTAGTCTGAATATGTGTTATAGACTGAACTTCCAAGTGGTTGGAAAATGCCTAAGTTCACTAAGTTTGCAGGGGATACCAATGAATCCATTGTCAAACATATTGCTAGATAGCAGTTAGAGACAAGAGACTTGGTCAATAATGAAAACTTAAAAATGAATTATTTCCCAAATTCTTTAACTAAGAATGCTTTTACATGGTTTAGTACCATTCCCTCAATTTCCATATGCAATTGGAATAAGTTGCAAAGAGTATTCCATGAGAAGTTCTACATGGGCCAATCAAAGATTAGCAAAAAAGATTTGGTCAGTGTAAAGAGAAAGTTCTATGAGTCAATAGACGACTACCTTAATAGGTTCAGACTATTAAAGGCAAAGTTATTTACACAAGTTCCTGAACATGAGTGGGTGGAACTGGCTGTCGGAGGTCTCAATTATCCCATTAGGAAGAAGTTAGACACCTAATACTTGAGGGACATGACCTAACTAGCAGACAGAGTTCGACAAGTCAAATATTTGAAAGCTGACAAGGCTAGGTCAATAAATATCACAAAAAATAAAAAGTCACCTATATTTAAGTGGATAAAAACGATCAAGGATCCAACATAAGTTGTGAATATGTTGAAGAAAATAAGGTTAATCTGGAAGAACTAAAGCCATGACCTCCTTACATTTGTATGTTTTTAAAATCTTCAAACGGGAAAAATCTTGTAGAACCAAGtaaaaatgagattttttttacAAAAACATATACATTTGATGTAACCAAGTGTGATGAAATTTTTGACTTGATAGTTTCCGATGGCTAAATCATAATCCCAAAGGGGCTCAAGACGCCATCATTAGAACAAAGAAACAAAAAATTCTTTtgtaaatttcataattttttggGTTATAAAATTCTCAATATGtccttttcagggatctggtGCAGAAACCTCTGAAATATTGAAGGCTAAAATTTGCTGATGAATAGAAGCCTCAAATGAAAAGTGATTCAGACCCCTCGAAGGCTTAAGAAACCATTTTGGTCGAGTTTGTAGATGTTATCATGGTCGACATTGTTGAAGGCCTTGATACAAAGGTGGACGAAGTCAGTATGCTCAACTACACTGAGAAGATGAAATTAGTTTACACCAAAGTTGAGGAAGAATTGTTTAAATTCCTAAATATGTGCAAGATTAAGGGCTCAGAGGTGTTATTTGTCCATGTTGCACTGCAGTATTTGACAAGGAGACTGCCAAAGAACAAGAGAAGGTTGTGCCTTAACAACAAGGCAGGTTGGCAGATACGGAGGGAAGAACAAATTCATCTTCTAAAAAAGAGGAGTCCTTCACATAACACATCAAAATAGGACTTACGTCCCACCTACCAATGCTCCCCTATATGAGTGTGCCAGGTTTGCAGTAAAAATAAATTTGGATCAACGAAAGTGGAGATCGATAGAAGTGGGTACAAGATCATCTTACCATGATAACTCACAAGTATAAAATAAGTATTCCTATACTTCCAAAAAATAAAATCGGAAAAAAAACTATGATCAGTATCCAATGGAGAAGGCACCAGCGCAAGAAAAAGGTTGCCTTCGAGGATGAAAGCTCGAGTAAGAGTGGCAATTGTCAAGCCATGACTGAAGTTCAGACGATAAAAAGGCCTATGAAGCAAATATTTTCCTTTACCGCCTATGTAAAAATCCAAGTAGAAAGAGGTCATACAAAATGAAGACGAAGACACGACAACATACAACTTTGAGTCTAGTTCTGAAGAAGAACTAGATATAATATGTAATATGATCTCTGTGTTACtgatgacttctcgacaagtATACTGATAGTGTCATAGTAATAAAAATATCCAACCCACAAGGATTGTCTTCGAACAAACCAACAATTGTGCATTGTAATTCAAAAATAGTAAAGGGGGTGGGGGGTCAAGttgcagaatgaaaaacaaaataagaGTTTAAAACAAAAGTAATTAAGATGGTGTtagaccccaattttgatccaaatatccctcatgctatctcatcatatgcattggcattgggatcacaccttagcatcctccttacccctcattcattgagtttgcatatgagagagatcaccaagcaccatgtgattgtatcatacctttgtattttatcattttactaaccaaaaaccaaaaatatgtctttgcatttgtctaactcttttgtaggtatgacacatgatcacctttgatctatcaagttcacatctagggtttaagaccctcattgctaagagctcaaccaaggaatgatccagAAAGGCTCtaggaatcatatatgagtccccatgatttctacatgttattttgatcaaacattcttcaagagtttggaattggtttgccttggaaaccctagttcatctgggtatcttatgtaacttcttcatcaagcttcttcactaattgatcaaatatttcaagggaaacttcaaatctcatcatcttatgcatatatgatctcccatgagtccaaaaagtcaagagaattacaagttagcaaggtggttgatggaggttgaccagaggaattcatttgatcaaaactggggtcccctagaccatatctcctacaattttcatcatatgaaaatgatttcaagagaaaagttactctaaatgacattcaaaacaactttcatgtttatgTATAGAGttattttttcttggaaagtcattttttatgttgaaagattataggtcattttgtcaaaaccctaatttggaggtcaacttcccaaggccataactttctcaatttttatgagatgaaagatttccaagtttcacaatacAATTCAAGGCGTCTACTTAAAACTTGATGTTTAgagtaagagctaattcaacttttataagcatgtgatatgaggatacattataggtcattttggaccaataccattgaacaagtgattttcctcaacttcaaaaatgcataaatcattcatcccaaatccaaataaggtaaaatttctgaccattttgaaggtttttgaaatatctacaactttgatgaatacacttttctcatttgaagctcacataaaaagttagcaaagatggaataattgaacatatggcttgacacttagaaaaaattttgacatttgaaatttccaaacttccacctcaaaattcatcatgatacaagttttaaatggaaaagtgttcaacataataATTATTCCCtttgatctaacctttccaaagagtccagattcatttattttggacaaggtttgaggggtctgcgcatggtCTAAACATGGCTGCATCATTTGGCAATGATCAATCTTCAAGCAGCTACACACTTTTGCCTTGCACTCGAATTCACATTCAGACTCAATTTCATGTAATTGtggacttaattgagtagcttcatgggcttgtacacgcctATGCAAGCATGCATCGTGCaattgccaaaattggaaagaTTTTGAAAGGTGAAAATAACACTTGCTTGAGCTATAAATAAGAGGCCCTTGCATCAGATTGGAGGAcccttgtgcgccagctttgcctcccacacttgaaaccctcacatttgaaaggaaaacctgagaattttcatttgaaaattgagtttgaatctcactgttaGGAGATTaaaaaactctaggatccaaagctttgtaccaatcctaagccacttctgcaagcttcctaagcaagatcaaacacgaattaaagcaagagagatcaagctttgcacaacattgaaggtattttccatatattttcttctcttcgattttctctcaattctcatcaattctcttggatccttggttgtatgaagtcctaccaatgtaggcaagaagattgagtttctttgaggccaaatcgaagcaactcagttcatgtaccttaaatttcaactccatgtatctctccATATACTTGGACTTAGgttgaattgaggtcagattcgtgaccagtgccattttttctttaagatcatgtccttctttttcatttttgtgatggtgacGAGAGAACCAGTCCGACAAGGTCACCTGAGAAGATGACCGGTGGTTTGCTCGGGCGGTGAGTTGGACACGTTCTGAGCCACATGATAAAGCCTTTGCGTTTTAATCTTCagcgttgcttttgaataccattgttgtggcgcgctgactcgtgCGTTGGTGGAATGCGCGttttagaccacttgatctgccacctcaattaatgagggagatcaagtggtccacgttttttctgattaaatgattttcattttatttgttctattttcattaattcatattaaatttaatattgatccaaaaaatatgagagtttcaccaaaaaaatttaaataaattcctttttcattttctgaatcaaaattaatttttggatcattattaatatttttcatgatttaattgattttgtgaatttttttaattgattaaaaatacttttaagtttccaaaaattctaaaaaaaattctccaaggtcctttgaccttgtttgacatatgataaaCCTCATGGccatttgtttggtgttttgatgaggttttaggaatttgaccaaccataatttaatttaatgcatatttttttattatttttaattgattaaatgccaaatagattgcgtagagccattttaatcgactttgtgagtttgacttgtgttattgggccttggtcaaggttgatttgactttgctaggttaagatcattggatttaggggattgatggaatgtacattctatctcccaaatgaatgaatgaacttaatttggtaaaagtcctcctttggccaatttgtgtttgatccatttcccctccctcttcatctcattccccttctttattcattcatgtcatggatctataatatctctatatcctaaggctagttgattgcaaaatcaacataagtatggatgagattaggtcccccattttgcatattctttttgtgtgtggtatttttcatgagcatagtccattatactatgtctctaacatgcattaacaccaaaattctattgcgtaacctcaaatagttgtgacttctacataagtccaattacgattgcttaacatagcgctaaattttgatacaaaaggcatatcattctagttagtgagattgtaagtctcccctctttcatggtattgtgcagaaacttggccttttttccttcctttggaagatattttggttcaaggatccatgcttgtgataagtgggtcgagtgttctccaaagaatgacttaaacaaaaacaaatcaaaagaaatactaacttcaaaccaactaacaattaacatttaatttcaagccatttatttttatgcattttaatttcaagcttttattcatttgttattgttcatatcattcaagttgtttactttaatgtcattttccctttgtccacttggaccaaATTTTATGATATATTgtatttgtatatatttgtttgattgtgtggtcttttgacctgaatgtacataataagaataaaaaccctaaaaaacatcttgtgtggactgttggtttgatctgggactattggacttagaatttaggcaacattccctctgcaaaggacttagccaatgccaactttcatgaaaccaaatgcttgtgaagtgaactttcatctgatacaatattgaagatccatttgagttcatctgcaacatgatcatattgaagctgttattttgaacctgtgtctaatgcttACTTTTGGCagtcatctgatgcatgggaaattttgaagaagatcatggaattgctaagcttggatgtggctacctttatttgatgccttgctttcatcttgctatttgtgtattgacattgcttgattctaaagttcaagggaaatttgggtttctatatgacattcttgtctattggattgcagtccattggtcagatcttttcaactcttaagttttaaatttatgcttaggattagtctcttcatctcctacccacttctttaatttcaaaatctccccctcttttaaaaatcttctttgcttgtgtcttttttctaaactttgaccatattgcaaattagaaaccttggccttatgccattgcattttcaaactttttcttaatcaaacttataaataaacttaattatacttgacttaaaatttcaaaagccaaaagaactaacactcattcaaattaGTTTAGGcccttttgtgcctttgttaaacttaaatttttgttaaaagcaatatactcactttgaaattgataccacgaactacgaggttttgatccctcatttttatgttggtacgtaggcacaagtccgaaggtcttgtcaaacacaaaaatataattaatgaattcttttctcatcctaacactctgttttatttgcaaacatcatttgtacaaaaaacacatatgcacacaaaaaagggctccctagggcactttgggtgctaacacattccctctgtgtaaccaacccccttacctgtaatctctggcattttattagttttgatttgaaaacttcttatcttttgggttttgttcgtactttcccttttcccttggaaacaataaaagcgcggtggcgactctggttttattgacgtctagcttatccatagcttgatggtcatgaatttaccgctacagatgGTTATGTTGTGTATTAGAAGCCCCTTATCCTCTCTTGTGATGtatgatgccttgtatgaatggGTTTATCCCTATAATCTCACGACGAATTAACAAAACTGTTATAGCCATTTCCCTAGGTCCAACATATAAGCTACGGGTAAGGAATCCATATGTGTCCAACATTAGATGAACAGAGTATCTCAAATAAGAAAAATTAAGAATAGGAAACAACTGAATAAAATTATAATTCAAAGGATACATACAAAGTTAAACCAACATATAATGTCAACAAGATTAAATAAGGTTTATCATCACACAACCTAACCATTAGGAGCTTTAGCTGCTCATAATGAAAATTACATACTAATTGAATAAAGAAGAAGAACATAAGAATTACCTTGAAGGATTGGCCTTTAATGACTTCCAATGCTCTTAAAATCACCCTTTGATGCTATAAAATCGTGCTTCCAGTGTACAAATTTGTAACGCCTACGAAACTGCTGAAAATTCCCTTAAAAAGCACTAAGAACGGGTTATAACGCATTAGGTAAAAAAGCCTAGAAAATGCTCCATCGCATGCATTATATCAGCATCGCGCACGCGATGCATCCTAAACAGCCATATCACGCACACGATAGTGTGCATGATTTTTATAGTAGCTGCATCAAAAATCACTCATTTTCACCAGAATTTTCACTAAGTCCTattcttccatacttggtcatttttCATTCGTTCTTGGGAATTTCTGCATTTTGGCTCATTTTCTCTTGTTTTTCCCTTATTCTTGGACTAATTATATGTAATGACAGATTGTTATCACATCCCCAAACTTGAATCTTTGTTTATCCTCAAGCAATTCACCTGCAACTGCACATTTTAACAAACAACAAGTCGTACaatagaaattaaacatcaccATATTTTTTCGTTACCTGACCATTGTTCCAACTTCCAACTTCTATTCGAAAAATTTAGAAAATGTACTCAACATTGACGAGTAATCAACCTAACTCTCAACTTACTTTAATCGCTCAATGGATAGGGTTATCACTCAATAAACATGCAAAATAAATTATACTTAGCTTGATCATGTTATAATATAGTTCATCATATAAATTATAACACACACATATGAGTTCTTTTCGGGTTGTAATTTGACTTATGTTCGGGTAGGATATTTTTaggaaagtaggtttaaaccttagGAGTTACGTTCCTAGTTCTCCTTTTGTTGTCTTACCACTTTATTCCTTCTTGCTGGTACTAGAGTTCCAgtcattcttttttttttctttctcttttttttttgaagaagtaatttttttcatttcttattttttcaattattttgaaatttttgatcACTTGAATCTAGTACCTCAATCCCAAATATAGaactttgctcacttccaagagtaaccccaaacttaatctttttcGTTTAACTTTAAGAACCAACattctacctaactccaaagagaggtTGCAAATAAAAACTATTTCAAGTCAAATGGTTAAGAGTTGTAGGCTACGTCACCGAAAGAAAGA includes:
- the LOC127075138 gene encoding cyclin-D1-1 isoform X1; the protein is MHSLPTKTVSLLTNHSLPYSNTHSPSSCKLTNLPAISRSFSATSNGQAMNEQPLPAILMPLSCVSDGDLLCGEDTSEILTGDSTEYSSDLDSSSPSSSLFAEEEESIAIFIDHERKFVPGFDYLSRFQSCSLDANAREESVAWILKVHAYYGFQPLTAYLSVNYMDRFLDSRTLPVSSREESNGWPLQLLSVACLSLAAKMEEPLVPSLLDLQVEGAKYIFQPRTILRMELLVLTVLDWRLRSVTPLSFLSFFACKLDSTGAFTDFLISRATEIILSNIQEAGFLAYRPSCIAAAAILSAANEIPNWSFVKPEHAESWCEGLRKEKIIGCYELMQEIVISNNQRNPPKVLPQLRVTTRTRRWSNVSSSFPSSSSSPSFLLSYKKRKLNSNCFWVDDDKGNSE
- the LOC127075138 gene encoding cyclin-D1-1 isoform X2; amino-acid sequence: MHSLPTKTVSLLTNHSLPYSNTHSPSSCKLTNLPAISRSFSATSNGQAMNEQPLPAILMPLSCVSDGDLLCGEDTSEILTGDSTEYSSDLDSSSPSSSLFAEEEESIAIFIDHERKFVPGFDYLSRFQSCSLDANAREESVAWILKVHAYYGFQPLTAYLSVNYMDRFLDSRTLPESNGWPLQLLSVACLSLAAKMEEPLVPSLLDLQVEGAKYIFQPRTILRMELLVLTVLDWRLRSVTPLSFLSFFACKLDSTGAFTDFLISRATEIILSNIQEAGFLAYRPSCIAAAAILSAANEIPNWSFVKPEHAESWCEGLRKEKIIGCYELMQEIVISNNQRNPPKVLPQLRVTTRTRRWSNVSSSFPSSSSSPSFLLSYKKRKLNSNCFWVDDDKGNSE